Proteins encoded within one genomic window of Haladaptatus sp. QDMS2:
- a CDS encoding aldo/keto reductase, with translation MEDEPEMPRLGLGTYDMKGDEAADAVETAIDIGYRHIDTAQHYDNEEAVGRGIARADVPREDLFVATKIWHDDLGYDDVIEGAQESLDRLGLDYIDLLYVHWPAGDYDAKDTLAAFDELYEEGVIRHVGVSNFTTDLLDEAQEYLDAPIFAHQVECHPLLQQRNLRIYAAGHDIELVAYSPIARNEVAENEDIKAVAENYDATPAQISLAWLLANGIVPIPKSSDEEHLRANYESLDIELTQEDKERLDNLDDEERLIDPDFAPW, from the coding sequence GGCACCTACGACATGAAGGGCGACGAGGCGGCTGACGCCGTCGAGACGGCCATCGACATTGGCTATCGCCACATCGACACGGCCCAGCACTACGACAACGAGGAGGCGGTCGGACGAGGGATTGCGCGGGCTGACGTCCCGCGCGAAGACCTGTTCGTCGCGACCAAAATCTGGCACGACGACCTCGGATACGACGACGTCATCGAGGGCGCACAGGAGAGCCTCGACCGACTCGGCCTCGATTACATCGACCTGCTGTACGTCCACTGGCCGGCGGGCGACTACGACGCAAAAGACACGCTCGCTGCGTTCGACGAACTGTACGAGGAGGGCGTCATCCGCCACGTCGGCGTCTCCAACTTCACGACCGACCTGCTCGACGAGGCACAGGAATACCTCGACGCGCCAATCTTCGCCCATCAGGTCGAGTGCCACCCGCTGCTCCAACAGCGTAACCTCCGCATCTACGCCGCTGGTCACGACATCGAGCTGGTCGCCTACTCGCCGATTGCTCGCAACGAAGTTGCAGAAAACGAGGACATCAAGGCCGTCGCCGAGAACTACGACGCGACGCCCGCCCAGATCAGTCTCGCGTGGCTGCTCGCGAACGGCATCGTCCCGATTCCGAAATCGAGCGACGAGGAACATCTGCGGGCGAACTACGAGAGTCTCGACATCGAACTCACGCAGGAGGACAAAGAGCGCCTCGACAACCTAGACGACGAAGAGCGCCTCATCGACCCGGACTTCGCCCCCTGGTAA
- a CDS encoding SDR family oxidoreductase, whose protein sequence is MDASRVAIVTAAGSGIGAASARKLAADGYTPVLLSKSGGAIDVAEALGGVGFEGSVTDSDDLAALVEAARDTYGRIDAVVNNTGHPPKGPIGEIPDEDWQTGFELVFLNAVRMARLVTPIMRQQDSGGAIVNISTFSAFEPSPEFPVSSVLRAALGSYTKLYADRYASEGIRMNAVLPGFADSYEIDDETRAQIPMNRAARTEEIADAVAYLVSDESSYVTGQNLRVDGGLTKHV, encoded by the coding sequence ATGGACGCTTCCAGAGTTGCAATCGTGACCGCGGCGGGCAGCGGTATCGGTGCCGCGAGCGCCCGAAAATTGGCCGCAGACGGCTATACACCCGTTCTTCTCTCGAAGTCCGGTGGAGCAATCGACGTGGCAGAAGCCCTCGGCGGCGTCGGTTTCGAGGGGTCGGTGACCGACTCCGACGACCTCGCCGCGCTGGTCGAGGCCGCCCGCGACACCTACGGCCGCATCGACGCCGTGGTGAACAACACCGGCCACCCGCCGAAAGGCCCCATCGGCGAGATTCCGGACGAAGATTGGCAGACAGGGTTCGAACTCGTCTTCTTGAACGCGGTTCGAATGGCCCGCCTCGTCACGCCCATCATGCGCCAGCAGGACAGTGGCGGAGCAATCGTCAACATCTCCACCTTCTCTGCGTTCGAGCCGAGTCCCGAGTTCCCCGTCTCCTCCGTGCTTCGGGCGGCGCTCGGCAGTTACACGAAACTCTACGCAGACCGCTACGCGAGCGAGGGAATCCGCATGAACGCCGTGCTCCCCGGGTTCGCAGACAGTTACGAAATCGATGACGAAACTCGCGCGCAGATTCCAATGAATCGCGCCGCGAGGACAGAAGAAATCGCCGACGCCGTCGCGTACCTCGTCTCAGACGAATCGAGTTACGTCACCGGACAGAATCTCCGGGTAGACGGCGGCCTGACGAAGCACGTCTGA